The sequence TGAAGCAATATCCGGACCCGTCAAAGCCCGCCGAATTGCAGCAATTATTCTATTCAATCCAGATGACCGGCCGCCTGCAAATCGGCCAGGGTCGCATCCAGGCAACGGCGAATCAGCGCGATCATTTCGTCGATCTGGTCGTGCGTCATGACCAGCGGCGGTGCAATGATCATGCGGTCGCCCACGGCCCGCATGATCAGCCCCAGCCGGAAGCAGTGGCTGCGGCACAGCATGCCCACGCCCAGTTCGGGCTTGAAGGCTTCCTGGGTCGCCTTGTTCCTGACCAGCACCAGCCCGGCCATGAAGCCGCAGGTCTCGGCCAGCCCCACCAGCGGATGCTCGCCCAGCTCGGTGAAGCGCCGGGCCAGATAAGGGCCGATGTCGTCACGCACCCGCCCGGGCAGGTTTTCCTTTTCCATCAGCTCCAGGTTGGCCAGGGCCACGGCGCAAGCCACCGGATGTCCGCTGTAGGTGTAGCCGTGGTTGAACTCGCCGCCCTGCTCGATCAGCACCGTGGCCACCCGGTCGCCGACCATGACGCCGCCCAGCGGAATGTAGCCGCTGGTCACGCCCTTGGCAAAAGTGACCAGGTCAGGCCGGTAGCCGAATTTCTCATAGGCGAACCAGTAACCCAGCCGGCCAAAGGCGCAAATCACTTCGTCACTGATCAGCAAGATGCCGTATTTATCGACGATGCGCTGGATCTCGGGCCAGTAACTGTCGGGCGCAATGATGACGCCGCCCGCGCCCTGCACCGGCTCGGCGATGAAGGCTGCCACCTTGTCCGGGCCGGTTTCAATGATTTTCTCTTCCAGCCAGCGGGCGGCACGCAAGCCGAATTCAGCGGAACTCTCGCCCGGCTGGCCGAGTTCGTAAAAATACGGCTGCTCGATGTGGGTGATGTTGGGAATCGGCAGGTCGCCCTGCGCGTGCATGCCGCTCATGCCGCCCAGCGAAGCCCCGGCCATGGTGCTGCCGTGGTAGGCGTTGTTGCGGCTGATGATGACTTTTCGCTGCGGCTGGCCCAGCAAGTCCCAGTAGCGGCGCACCATGCGCACATTCGAGTCGTTGCTCTCGGAGCCGCTGCTCGAATAAAACACATGCCTGAAGCTGCGGCCGCCGACCTCGGGCGCCAGCGCCGCCAGCTTGGCTGCCAGTTGCACCGCCGGCACATTGGTGGTCTGGAAAAAGCTGTTGTAGTAGGAGAGCAGCATCATCTGCCGGTAGGCGGCGCTGGCCAGTTCCTCGCGCCCGTAGCCGACATTGACGCACCACAGGCCGCTCATCGCATCGAGTATCTTGTGGCCCTCGGAATCCCAGACATAAATGTTCTCGGCCTTGGTGATCACCCGCGCGCCGCGCGTCGCCAGGTCCTTGAAATCGGTAAACGGATGCAGGAAATGCTCGCGGTCCAGAGCCTGGATCAGGGCGGTGTCAACAACGGTGTTCATGGTGCGGTCCCAGGGTTGTGTGGATTGATTCGGGAGTTGCGGCTCACACCAGCAGCAGCAGGTGTTCACGCTCCCAGGGCGAAATCACCTTCATGAACTCGGCAAATTCCATTTCCTTGATCTCGGAATACACCGTGACAAATTCGCGGCCCAGCACCTCGTGCAGGTCGGATTCGCGCCGCAGCCAGTCCAGCGCCTCACCCAGGCTGCGCGGCAGCGAATACGGCGACAGGTAGGCATCGCCCTTCATCTCCGGCTTGGGCTTGATCTTGTTCTTGATGCCCAGGTAGCCGCAGGCCAGCGTCATCGCCAGCGCCACATACGGATTGGCGTCGGCGCCGATCACCCGGTTTTCGACCCGGCGGGCCTGCGGCGTGGCAATCGGCGAGCGGATGCCCACCGTGCGGTTGTCATGGCCCCAGGCAATGTTGATGGGCGCCGCCGTGTCGCGCGACAGCCGCCGGTAGCTGTTGACATACGGCGCCACCAGGGCCATGGCCGCCGGAATGTAGCGCTGCAGGCCACCGATGTAATGAAAGAAAGCCTCCGACTCGCTGCCATCCGGGTTGCTGAAGATGTTCAGGCCGGTTTCCTTGCTGAGGATGCTCTGGTGCACATGCATCGCGCTGCCGGGCTCGCCGGCAATCGGCTTGGCCATGAAGGTGGCATACATGTTGTGGCGCAGGGCTGCTTCACGCACCGTGCGCTTGAAGAAAAACACCTCGTCGGCCAGACCCAGCGGATGGGCATGGAAAAAATTGATCTCCATCTGCCCCGCCCCGACCTCGTGAATCAGGGTATCGACATTGAGTTCCATCTTTTCGCAGTAGTCGTAGATGTCCTCGAACAGCGGGTCGAACTCGTTCACCGCGTCAATGCTGTAGGCCTGCCGGGAGGTTTCGGCCCGCCCGCTTCGGCCGATCGGCGGGCGCAGCAGGGTGTTGGGGTCGGTGTTGCGGGCCACCAGGTAGAACTCCAACTCCGGCGCCACCACCGGCACCAGGCCTTCGGCTTCATACAGCTCGCAGACGCGGCGCAGCACGCTGCGGGGCGCAAAAGGGATCAGCTTGCCGGCCGGATCAAAGCAGTCGTGGATGACCTGCGCGGTCGGGTTCGAGGCCCACGGAACAATCCGCACCGTGGACGGGTCGGGCCGCAAATGCATGTCCTTGTCGGTCGGGCTGATGACGTCGTAATACGGGCCGCTTTCGGGAAACTCGCCGGTCACGCCCATGGCCACCACCGCTTCGGGCAGGCGCATGCCCCGGTCTTCGGTGAACTTGCCGCGCGGCAAAATCTTGCCCCGGGCCACGCCGGTCAGGTCGGGCACCAGGCATTCCACTTCAGTGACCCTGCGTTCGTTCAGCCAGTTTTCAAGGTCGGTGAAGGTCGATGCCTTGCTCATGCTCATGTTGAAACTCATGGCGCGCTCCTGTTGTCGACGCATGTCGGTGGTTTGGATGAAGTTGAATTCAGGCGGCGGGTGCCCCTTGTTGTCGGGTTCGGCCTGCATGGCGGCGCTGGCAGGCCTGGCCAAACGCAGCCAGGATGGCACGGTAAAAAGGGTTGTCGTGGCAATTCCACTCGGGATGCCATTGCACCGCATAGGCAAACGCGGCGGCGCCCTCGATCTCAAATGCTTCAATGAGGCCGTCGGGCGAATGAGCCAGGGCGCGCAGGCCGCCGGCCAGCCGGGCAATGCCCTGGCCGTGCAGTGAATTGACCTGCGCGGCGTCAGCGCCGGCCCAGTCCGCAAAAGCGCTGCCCGGCACAAACCGGACTTCATGCGCCGGCCCGTAAGCCTCGTCCAGGCTGACGCCTTCGGGGTCACGGTGATCGAAGTGCCCTTCCCGCTCATGCACGCTTTGCTCCAGCGAGCCGCCCAGGGCCACATTGATTTCCTGGAAGCCCCGGCAGATTCCCAGCAGCGGCACGCCAGACGCGTGGCAGGCGTGCACCAGCGCCAGCGTGAGCGCATCGCGCTGCGGGTCCAGCGGCAAACGGGGGTCGGCCACTTCCTCGCCGAAATGAGACGGATGCACGTTCGAGGGCGAGCCGGTCAGCAAGACGCCATCGACCAGCGCCAGGAGCGCCGGTATCTGGGCCACATCGGCCAGGGGAAACAGCACCGGCTGCGCACCGGCGCACTCCTTGACGGCGCGGGCGTATTTGTCGCCCAGCACCAGAAAGGGCGATTGATGCCCGGGCTTTCCCACAAGCCGGTGGTCGGCCGGCAGCCACACCAGGGCCTGGGGAAATGCTTGTGAAGGAATCGACATGCTGCGGCGCGTGGATTGCGTTGATTTTGGTGGAGTCCCTGGCCGGTGCCAGAAGCTCATCATGAAGCGTGATTGGGTCACAATAGGTGCCATTTGGCGCCTGGCGATGGTGCCACTTTGCCACAAGGGGGCAGTCCTTGCCTGAGCCATGGGCTCCACGACCGACTCAAGGCCTCATGCTGTCCGAATTCCTGCTCTCCGAACTGTCCCGCCTGCGCGCCGCCAGCGAACTGCCGCTGCACCGGCAGCTGTACGAAGCGCTGCGGCGCGTCATGCTGGAGGGCTATCTGCAGGCCGGTGAACGGCTGGCCTCCAGCCGCGACCTGGCACGCGGCCTGGGCCTGTCGCGCAACACCGTCATCACCGCGCTGAACCAGCTGACGGTCGAAGGCTACCTGGTCAGCCGCGTCGGCAGCGGCACCTATGTCAGCGACAACTGCCCCAAGGCCGCCCCCAAGCCCCGCGCGCGGCTGGCCGCGCAGCGCCCGCACCTGTCGCGGCGCGGTGAAACCCTGACCAGCTGCTACACCGCCGACCAGCTGGAGGTGCAGCCCTTCACCGCCGGCATTCCCGACTTCAGCGCCTTTCCAGTGGCACTGTGGCAGCGGCTGCAAAACAAGCACTGGCGCATGAGCTACCCCGAGATGCTGGACTACAGCGGCGCCGGCGGCCATGCCCCGCTGCGCCGGGCCGTCGCCGATTACCTGCGGGTGTTTCGCAGCGTGCAGCTCGATGCCGACCAGGTCATCATCACCGCCGGCACGCAGCAGTCGATTGCCCTGTGCGCGCAGCTGCTGGCCGACCATGGCGATACGCTGTGGATCGAAGACCCGGCCTACTGGGGCGCCATCAAGGCCCTGACGGCCGGCGGCCTCAAGCTGCATCCGGTGGCCGTCGATGGCGAAGGCATGGCACCCGGCGCCGCCGACGAAGCCGCGCCGCCCCGGCTGATCTACGTCACGCCGTCGCACCAGTACCCGACCGGCGCGGTCATGTCGCTGGCCCGGCGCCGGCTGCTGCTGGCCACCGCCCGGCGGCACGGCGCCTGGATACTGGAGGACGACTACGACAGCGAATTCCGTTTCAGCGGCCCGCCGGTCTCGTCGCTGGCCGGCCTGGACAAGGACGAGCGGGTGCTCTACATGGGCACGTTCTCCAAGGTGCTCTACCCCGGCCTGAAGCTGGGCTACCTGGTGGTGCCCAAGTCGCTCATCGGCCCATTCCGCCAGGCCCATTACGACCTGAACCGGCCCGGCCAGATGCCGCTGCAGGCTGCGCTGTCCGAGTTCATCGAGATGGGACATTTCACGGCGGCGCTGCGCAAGTCGCGCGTGAGCTACGCGCTGCGGCGGCAAAGCCTGCTCGAAGGCCTCAAGCCCTGCCTGGGCGAGCACGCCTTCATCTCCGGCGCGGAACAGGGGCTGCATCTGTGCGTGCGCCTGCCGCCCACGCTCGACGACCAGGCGCTGGCCCGCCGCATCGCCGAGCACGGCCTCTTGGTGCGCCCGCTGTCGGGCTACTGCCTGCAGCGGCGCGACGCGCGCGGACTGGTCATCGGCTACGGCTACGCGCCCTTGGCCGGCATCATGCAGGGCGCGCCGGTGCTGGCGCGGCTGATCCAGGAGGAGATTCGGCGCTGGAAGGCCGGTTTTTAAGGAAAATAAGGCTTTTGCGCATGCTGGATGGGCGTTGGCAGCTATTATTTTAATAGTGCATGAAAGCCTGAATCTGCAGACTCCAGGGGAACGGGAACCTTGCCCTTGGTACGATATTTGATTCATGCGGCTGGCTTGGCTGTCCCCCTGACGGCAAGGACGCGCCAGACCGCCTATTTGTAGGAACCATCAAGGCAAGGCCATAAAAATGAACATCATCCTGACCCAAGACCCGAAATTCATGCTGCGCTTCGCCACCCCTGACGATGCCGGCCTGGTGGTGAGCCTGATGGAAAAGCTCGGCGCCTCCAGGAAAAAGATGGCCGGCAAAATCACCGCCACCGAAGAAGGCATCCGCCAGCTTCTGGCCGACAAAAAAGGAGAGGCGGTTTTTGGCATTCACGGCGGCCAGACGGTCGGGCTGGTCTATTTTTACCAGACCTCGTCGGCCTTCACCGGGCAATCGGGGCTTCATATCGACGGCTTCCTGATCGATGAAACCTTGCGCTTCAAGGGGCCGGGCAAGGCCATGATGGCATTCATGGCCCGGCTGGCGCTTGACCGGGGCTGCCAGCAACTCGAATGGGGCTGCCTCGACTGGAACAAGCCCACCGTCAGGTTTTCCAGGCGGCTAGGTTCCCACGGCGTGGACACCCAGACCCTCTACCAGTTCGCCCCCGACCAGCTGAAGGCCTGCGCGGCACAGTTTTGAGCCGCATCACAGCCAGTCGCGCAGCCGGTGATACGCCATGCCCAGCACCAGACTGGGTGTTCGCAGCCACAGCCCGCCCGCAAACGGTGCGTGCTTGAGGCGGGCAAACACATCGAAACGCCCGGCCTGCCCGGCGATGGCTTCGGCCACCAGCCGCCCGCCCAGCCCGGTCGCAGGCGATGCCGTGCCGGCCGATGCGCTCGTCGATCAGGGCGATGGCTTCGAGCGACATGGCCCAGGCCTGGCGCGCCGCTGCATTGCCCAGTTGCTGCTCGAAAAGCAACGGCGGCAGCGGCGGCTCGCGCAGCACGCTGGCTTCGTAGTAGCTCTGGCGGCCCAGCTGAGTGTCGGACTGGAGCAGCATGCTTCAGGCGCTGGGGGGCAAAGGCTTGGCGAACTGACCCAGGCTCATGAAAAAGTCCTCCGGTAAACTGACCTGAACATAACCCGGCCGGGCTACTTGGGCTGGGTCCACTTCATTCCCTCGCAGGGAAACCACTTCTTTTCCTGCCCCGCCCCGGAGCCTCAAACGTGCCACACCGCCCTGCTTCCCCCTGGATTGCCTATGCCTGCCTGGCGCTGAGCATGTCGCTGGTGGGCAGTTATGTCGCCCTGTCCAAGCCGCTGGTGGCCGCGCTGCCGGTGTTTTTGCTGGCCTGGCTGCGCTTTGGCATTGGCGGGCTGGCGATGGCGCACTGGCTGAAAAAGCCGGCTCATGAAGCGCCAATGAGTTCGCAGACCCGCCGGCTGCTGTTCCTGGAGTCGTTCCTGGGCAACTTCCTGTTTTCGATCTGCATGCTGTTTGGCGTGAGCCTGACCAGCGCGGTGGCCGCCGGCGTCATCATGGCGGCCATTCCGGCCACGGTGGCGCTGCTGAGCTGGCTGTTTCTGCGCGAGCGCATCAGCGCGCGGGTGTGGGCCGCCGTGGCCTGCGCGGTGCTCGGCATTGCTCTCGTTTCGCTATCAAAAAATGAGCTATCCATGCATATGCGTAGTGCGCAAGAGGCCGATTTGGCTTCAAAAAATGCCTGGCTTGGCAATCTGCTGCTGGTGGGCGCGGTGCTGTGCGAGGCGGCGTATGCGGTGATCGGCAAGAAGCTGACCGGCGTGCTCGGCCCCAAACGCATCACCGCCCTGATCAACCTGTGGGGCTTTGCGCTGGTCACGCCGCTGGGGCTGTGGATGGCCTGGGATTTTGACTTTGCCGGGGTGGCGCCGCCGATCTGGCTGCTGCTGGTGTTTTATGCGCTGGCCGCCAGCGTCTGGACGGTGTGGCTGTGGATGACCGGCCTGAAAACCGTGCCCGCCAACCAGGCCGGCGTGTTCACCGTGATGCTGCCGGTCAGCGCGGCGGCGGTCGGCGTGCTGGTGCTGGGCGAGCACCTGAGCGGCACGCAAGTCGGCGCTTTTGCGATTGCGCTGACCGGCGTGGTGCTGGCGACGCTGCCAGAACGCGGCAGACCCAAGCCGGCACAGGCCGCGCCGCTGCGGTGAATTGCTCCCTGCGCGGCGCGGCCAGATTCAGGCGAACAGCGCCTTGTACTGCTCGCGCAAGACGTTTTTCTGCACCTTGCCCATGGTGTTGCGCGGCAACTCGCTGACCACGAAGCATTGCTTGGGCACCTTGAAATTGGCCAGGCTTGACTTGAGCGTGGCGACGATCCGCGCCCCGTCGGGCGTGGCGCCGGGTTTGGCAATCACCACGGCCACGCCGACTTCGCCAAAGTCCGGGTGCGGCACGCCGACCACCGCGCTTTCAGCCACGCCGGGCAACTCGTTGATATAGCCTTCGATCTCGGCCGGATAGACGTTGTAGCCGCCGCTGATGATCAAGTCCTTGCTGCGCCCGACGATGGTGATGTAGCCGTCCGCGTCGATTTTGCCGACGTCGCCGGTCTTGAAATAGCCGTCGGCGGTGAACTCTTCGGCGGTTTTCTCGGGCATGCGCCAGTAGCCCGCAAAGACATTCGGCCCCTTGACCTGGATGTTGCCGATCTCCCCTGGCGGCAGGCCCTGGCCATCGTCACCCACCACCCGCAGGCTGACGCCCGGCAGCGCAAAGCCGACCGTTCCGCCGCGCCGCTCGCCGCCTTGGTACGGGTTGGAGGTCAGCATGGCGGTTTCGGACATGCCGTAGCGCTCCAGGATGGTGTGGCCGGTGCGCGCCTGCCACTCGCGGAAGGTCTCGATCAACAGCGGCGCCGACCCGGCGATAAACAGGCGCATGCTGCGGCAGGCATCCACCGTCAAGCCGGGCTCGGCCAGCAGCCGCACATACAGCGTCGGCACGCCCATGAAGACAGTCGCTTGCGGCAGTTTTTCAATGACTTTTTTCGGGTCGAACTTCGCCAGCCAGATCATCTTGCTGCCATTGATCAGCGCGCCGTGAATGGCGACGAACAGGCCGTGGACATGGAAAATCGGCAGCGCGTGGATCAGCACATCGCCTTGTTTCCAGCCCCAGTAATCCTGGAGCACCCGCGCATTGCTGAGCAGGTTGCCGTGCGACAGCATCGCGCCCTTGCTGCGTCCGGTCGTGCCGCTGGTGTACAAAATGGCGGCCATGTCGTCGGGCTGCTTGACCACCACTTCATGCTGGTCGCTGCAATGCGCGGCGCGCTCTAACAGCGAGCCGGTGCGGTCGTCGCCCAGCGTGAAGACATGTTGCGTGCCGGCCTTGAAGGCGATCTTGCTGACCCAGCCAAAATTGGCGCTGCTGCAGACCACCACCGACGGCTCGGCATTGCCGATGAAATACTCGATCTCCAGGCTCTGGTAGGCGGTGTTCAGCGGCAAGAACACATAGCCCGCGCGCAATGTGGCCAGGTACAGCACCATGGCCTCGACCGATTTTTCGACCTGCACGGCAATGCGGGCGCCCTCGGGCAGGTTAAGCGACTGCAGCAGATTGGCCATCATGGCGCTGCCATGCTCCAGGTCGCGCCATGAATACAGCAGGCCGTCGCCGGTTTCAATGGCGACTTCGTCCAGCGCCGCAGGAAAGGCAGCCCGCAGCGCGGCAAACAGGTTGTGGTTGGTCATGGGATTCAAAAATTTCAAAAAAATGGAGTGCTGTCGTTCATGCGCTGAACGCCGGTGGACGCTTTTCCATGAAGGCACCTATGCCTTCACGGTGCTCGCCAGAATCCGCGTAGTCATACGCAGTCGCTATTAAATCTATAGCTGCTTGCGCAGGCTGGACATGCGCAAGAGCCCTAAATGATGCTTTATTCAGGCGCGCGGCCTGCGGCGCCAGTTGCCGGATGCGATGCATGCGCTCCTGCACCGCAGCGTCCAGCGCATCGGGCGCAAGCAGCTGGTTCAGAAAGCCGCGCTGCTTCATCTCGGCCGCGTCCAGCACGGCGGCCGACAGCAGCATCTCGCGCGCCGTCAACTCGCCCACGGCGCGCATCACCAGCGCCGCCTCGCGCGGCGCCATCGGAAAGCCGAGCCGGGCAATCGGCGCGCCAAAGCGGGCGCTGTCGGCGGCCATGCGGATATCGCAGCAGCTGGCAATCTCGACGCCCGCGCCCATGCAGTTGCCCTCGATCTGCGCAAGGATGGGCACGTCGCAATCGAGCATCGCCTGCAGGCCGCCCCAGACATCGTTTTCATGGAAGTCGCGCAGGCTGGCCTCCTCGAAGCGAAAACCGGCGTATTCGGAAATATCGCCGCCCGCGCAAAAATGGCCGCTGTCACCCCGCACCAGCACGCAATGCACATCACGGCGCTGCTGGATGGCCTCAAAAGCGGCACGCAACTCGCGCCACATCACGCGCGACATGGCGTTGAACTTGCCGGGATGCGACAGCGTGACCGTTGCCAGGGAGTCCGAAATTTCAATTAAAACAGCACCGCTCATCAATCCATTACTCCATTTGCTCGATTAATCAAGTTTGGCGCCAGAGGCCTTGACGACAGCCGCCCAGCGCCTGACCTCGGCGCTGACAAAGCTGCCGAACTGCGCCGGCGTCAGGTTGCCGAACTCGGCGCCGTTGCTGGCCCAGATGGCTTTCAGCTCATCGGTGGCAGCGGCCTTGCGCAGCTCTTCCACGATGCGCGCCTGCACATCGGCCGGCGTTCCCTTGGGCGCCCACAGGCCGTACCAGGTGGTCACGGTGTAGTCGGGCAGGCCCAGTTCGGCGGCGCAGGGCACGTCCGGAAAAGCCGGACTGCGCTTGCCGCCCGAGACCATCAGCGCCTTGATGCGGCCGCCCTTGATGTGCCCTGCCGACGAACCCAGCCCGTCGAACATCATGTCCACATTGCCCGAGATCAGGTCCTGCAGCGCCGGCCCCGCGCCCCGGTAGGGAATGTGGGTGATAAAGGTTTTGGTCTGCTGCTTGAACAGCTCGCCGGCCAGGTGGTGCGACGTACCCGCGCCGGCCGAGCCGTAGTTGAAGCCGGCCGGCTTGGCGCGCACCTGCGCCAGGAAGGCCTTGAAATCGCCGGGCATGTTCTTCGGGTTGACGACCAGCACCTGCGGCACATTGGCCACCAGCGCCAGCGGCACGAAGTCTTTTTCAATGTCGTAGTCGAGCTTCGGGTACATCGAAGGCGCGATCGCATGGTGCACGGCGCCCATGAACAGCGTGTAGCCGTCGGGCTGCGCCCGGGCCGCGATGCTCGCGCCCAGCGTGCCGCCCGCGCCGCCCCGGTTGTCGATGATGAGCTGCTTGCCGGTCAGCTTGGCAAACTGCGCCGACAGCGGACGGGCAAAGGCATCGGTGCCGCCGCCGGCCGGAAACGGCACGATCACCGTGACCGGCTTGGCGGGCCAGGCCGGCTGGGCGTGGCTGCCGAACGACAGCGCCGCCATGCCGGCGGCTGCGGCGCGCAACACGCTGCGGCGGGTGCCGCTGGTTTCAACCTCAAATGCCATCAATGCCATGTCTGTCTCCTGTTTTGTTATTGACTCAAGCGGCTGCCCGCGCCTCTTCAAATGTACAAATCCTGGATCAGGGTGGATACCGGGACTTTCCCCTGCGCGAGCAGCGCGCGGTGCTTGTCCAGGCGCTTGAGGTCGTACAGGTAATTGACCATCAGGCCGTAAGACTGTTTGAGTCCCTTGGGAGACGGGTCGGCGGCCCAGTTGAGGCGCTCCACGCGGGCGCCGTTGCCCAGGTGAAAGCGCGCCACCGCATCGAGCGGCTTGCCATCCTTCAGCCCCTGCCCGAGGTAATGCGCGGCGCACTGCAGCAGCATCCGGCGCAGCGGCGACTTCTCGGGCAACTCCAGCGGACTTTCAATGGCATCCAGGAAACCGCCGGGCGTGAGCGGATCGGCACCGATGGCCTGGCTCAGCGCCGTGCGCTCCTTGTCGGCCAGCTGGTCGAGCAGGCCAGCGGCATTCTTGCCAAGCCAGCTCCGCAAGCCCGGAATCGGCGACAGCGTGGCAAACACCTTGAGCCTGGGAAACTCGTCCTTGAGCGTTTCCACCACGCGCTTGATCAGCGAGTCGCCAAAACTCACGCCGCGCAAGCCGGGCTGGGTGTTGCTGATCGAATAAAAAATGGCGGTGGTCGCCTTGTCCAGGTCGGACGCGGCGGCATGCTCGTCGAGCAGCGGCTCGATGCTTGCGGCCATCTCGCCGACCAGCGCGACCTCGACAAAGATCAGGGGAATGCCCGGCAGGCGCGGATGGAAAAACCCGTAGCAGCGCCGGTCGCTGTCCAGCCGGTTCTTCACATCGGCCCAGCTCTTGATGTCATGCACCGCTTCGTACTGGATCAGCTTTTCAATCAATGACGCTGGCGAATCCCAACTGATGCGGCGCAAATCCAGAAAACCCACGTCGAACCAGGTCGAGAACATGTATTCCAGCTCGACATCGAGCGCCATCAGCCGTTTGTCGGCCTTCAGGAAAGGCAGCATTTCCGCCCGCAGATCGACCAGGAAGCGAACGCCTTCGGGGTACACGCTGAAACGCTGGAGCAGGCGGCGGCGCGGCGACACGGTGGCGCGGCGGTAATGCACCTCGGCCACGGCCTCGTCGGGCGTGCCGACCGCTGCGGCGAACTTCGCCTGGGCCTCCCTGGTTTTTTGCGCATCGGCGACAAAAATTTCGCTCATCAGCAGCCACAGGTCGCGGCGCTGCGCCAGCGGGGCGTCCGCATACCAGGCGGCCACGTCCATGGCTCGCCGCCCACCCTCGACCTCGCTCACGCGCGGGTCGATGATGGCCTGCAGCTCCTGCAAGGCGCGGCGCAGCAGACGGGGCGACAGCGCCTCGCCCTCCTGGCGCAGCGTGGCTTCGAGGCGCACGGGAATGGAGCGGGCG comes from Polaromonas naphthalenivorans CJ2 and encodes:
- a CDS encoding aspartate aminotransferase family protein: MNTVVDTALIQALDREHFLHPFTDFKDLATRGARVITKAENIYVWDSEGHKILDAMSGLWCVNVGYGREELASAAYRQMMLLSYYNSFFQTTNVPAVQLAAKLAALAPEVGGRSFRHVFYSSSGSESNDSNVRMVRRYWDLLGQPQRKVIISRNNAYHGSTMAGASLGGMSGMHAQGDLPIPNITHIEQPYFYELGQPGESSAEFGLRAARWLEEKIIETGPDKVAAFIAEPVQGAGGVIIAPDSYWPEIQRIVDKYGILLISDEVICAFGRLGYWFAYEKFGYRPDLVTFAKGVTSGYIPLGGVMVGDRVATVLIEQGGEFNHGYTYSGHPVACAVALANLELMEKENLPGRVRDDIGPYLARRFTELGEHPLVGLAETCGFMAGLVLVRNKATQEAFKPELGVGMLCRSHCFRLGLIMRAVGDRMIIAPPLVMTHDQIDEMIALIRRCLDATLADLQAAGHLD
- a CDS encoding glutamine synthetase family protein — translated: MSFNMSMSKASTFTDLENWLNERRVTEVECLVPDLTGVARGKILPRGKFTEDRGMRLPEAVVAMGVTGEFPESGPYYDVISPTDKDMHLRPDPSTVRIVPWASNPTAQVIHDCFDPAGKLIPFAPRSVLRRVCELYEAEGLVPVVAPELEFYLVARNTDPNTLLRPPIGRSGRAETSRQAYSIDAVNEFDPLFEDIYDYCEKMELNVDTLIHEVGAGQMEINFFHAHPLGLADEVFFFKRTVREAALRHNMYATFMAKPIAGEPGSAMHVHQSILSKETGLNIFSNPDGSESEAFFHYIGGLQRYIPAAMALVAPYVNSYRRLSRDTAAPINIAWGHDNRTVGIRSPIATPQARRVENRVIGADANPYVALAMTLACGYLGIKNKIKPKPEMKGDAYLSPYSLPRSLGEALDWLRRESDLHEVLGREFVTVYSEIKEMEFAEFMKVISPWEREHLLLLV
- a CDS encoding gamma-glutamyl-gamma-aminobutyrate hydrolase family protein, producing the protein MSIPSQAFPQALVWLPADHRLVGKPGHQSPFLVLGDKYARAVKECAGAQPVLFPLADVAQIPALLALVDGVLLTGSPSNVHPSHFGEEVADPRLPLDPQRDALTLALVHACHASGVPLLGICRGFQEINVALGGSLEQSVHEREGHFDHRDPEGVSLDEAYGPAHEVRFVPGSAFADWAGADAAQVNSLHGQGIARLAGGLRALAHSPDGLIEAFEIEGAAAFAYAVQWHPEWNCHDNPFYRAILAAFGQACQRRHAGRTRQQGAPAA
- the pdxR gene encoding MocR-like pyridoxine biosynthesis transcription factor PdxR, with product MLSEFLLSELSRLRAASELPLHRQLYEALRRVMLEGYLQAGERLASSRDLARGLGLSRNTVITALNQLTVEGYLVSRVGSGTYVSDNCPKAAPKPRARLAAQRPHLSRRGETLTSCYTADQLEVQPFTAGIPDFSAFPVALWQRLQNKHWRMSYPEMLDYSGAGGHAPLRRAVADYLRVFRSVQLDADQVIITAGTQQSIALCAQLLADHGDTLWIEDPAYWGAIKALTAGGLKLHPVAVDGEGMAPGAADEAAPPRLIYVTPSHQYPTGAVMSLARRRLLLATARRHGAWILEDDYDSEFRFSGPPVSSLAGLDKDERVLYMGTFSKVLYPGLKLGYLVVPKSLIGPFRQAHYDLNRPGQMPLQAALSEFIEMGHFTAALRKSRVSYALRRQSLLEGLKPCLGEHAFISGAEQGLHLCVRLPPTLDDQALARRIAEHGLLVRPLSGYCLQRRDARGLVIGYGYAPLAGIMQGAPVLARLIQEEIRRWKAGF
- a CDS encoding GNAT family N-acetyltransferase, yielding MNIILTQDPKFMLRFATPDDAGLVVSLMEKLGASRKKMAGKITATEEGIRQLLADKKGEAVFGIHGGQTVGLVYFYQTSSAFTGQSGLHIDGFLIDETLRFKGPGKAMMAFMARLALDRGCQQLEWGCLDWNKPTVRFSRRLGSHGVDTQTLYQFAPDQLKACAAQF
- a CDS encoding DMT family transporter, yielding MPHRPASPWIAYACLALSMSLVGSYVALSKPLVAALPVFLLAWLRFGIGGLAMAHWLKKPAHEAPMSSQTRRLLFLESFLGNFLFSICMLFGVSLTSAVAAGVIMAAIPATVALLSWLFLRERISARVWAAVACAVLGIALVSLSKNELSMHMRSAQEADLASKNAWLGNLLLVGAVLCEAAYAVIGKKLTGVLGPKRITALINLWGFALVTPLGLWMAWDFDFAGVAPPIWLLLVFYALAASVWTVWLWMTGLKTVPANQAGVFTVMLPVSAAAVGVLVLGEHLSGTQVGAFAIALTGVVLATLPERGRPKPAQAAPLR
- a CDS encoding malonate--CoA ligase, which produces MTNHNLFAALRAAFPAALDEVAIETGDGLLYSWRDLEHGSAMMANLLQSLNLPEGARIAVQVEKSVEAMVLYLATLRAGYVFLPLNTAYQSLEIEYFIGNAEPSVVVCSSANFGWVSKIAFKAGTQHVFTLGDDRTGSLLERAAHCSDQHEVVVKQPDDMAAILYTSGTTGRSKGAMLSHGNLLSNARVLQDYWGWKQGDVLIHALPIFHVHGLFVAIHGALINGSKMIWLAKFDPKKVIEKLPQATVFMGVPTLYVRLLAEPGLTVDACRSMRLFIAGSAPLLIETFREWQARTGHTILERYGMSETAMLTSNPYQGGERRGGTVGFALPGVSLRVVGDDGQGLPPGEIGNIQVKGPNVFAGYWRMPEKTAEEFTADGYFKTGDVGKIDADGYITIVGRSKDLIISGGYNVYPAEIEGYINELPGVAESAVVGVPHPDFGEVGVAVVIAKPGATPDGARIVATLKSSLANFKVPKQCFVVSELPRNTMGKVQKNVLREQYKALFA
- a CDS encoding enoyl-CoA hydratase/isomerase family protein, with the protein product MSGAVLIEISDSLATVTLSHPGKFNAMSRVMWRELRAAFEAIQQRRDVHCVLVRGDSGHFCAGGDISEYAGFRFEEASLRDFHENDVWGGLQAMLDCDVPILAQIEGNCMGAGVEIASCCDIRMAADSARFGAPIARLGFPMAPREAALVMRAVGELTAREMLLSAAVLDAAEMKQRGFLNQLLAPDALDAAVQERMHRIRQLAPQAARLNKASFRALAHVQPAQAAIDLIATAYDYADSGEHREGIGAFMEKRPPAFSA